The following proteins come from a genomic window of Coffea arabica cultivar ET-39 chromosome 11c, Coffea Arabica ET-39 HiFi, whole genome shotgun sequence:
- the LOC113739182 gene encoding uncharacterized protein encodes MSSRALLYVIDVKTTYNVLLGRPWIHENGVVPSTLHQCFKYCQNGVARSVKADDNPFTEAQAYIADAKFYIKRHNTKDKSEQPLSVDKIQNPKSPSAKGEKAINSKSKEEVHEETDVSFPNNESVVFRYPPKSRMEQGQSPVIQHEPLKGLTLPVVHLDTKKASFPPLKRSNLLTKESEVEQDTIPKLRTKEDFDPIAYKLLAKAGYDLKEFAVLNVPSCQSTSDMIHGLNPTQKMLKEKGYAVENLKFGLGYSSPTPIRIKINRFSSQYITVEDESSQIAGRFQTFHGKENKAPRVSVFQKLGPIIPSRMRRCTDLVIKCGIELRVREHTVVYTRPKEYDEESVVSCNHITIIDGDSPKEEEDVEDAPPELEEGVKATVDDLKEINLGTSEDPRPIYVSVLLSPDEEKAYIELLREYQDVFAWTYKEMPGLSPKVAVYHLTVKKGVRPVKQAQWRFRPDLIPLIKIEVNKLIEAEFIREVKYPTWISSIVPVRKKNGQIRICVDFRDLNNTCPKDDFPLPITELMIDATTEHEVLSFMDGSSGYNQIRLAP; translated from the exons ATGTCATCCAGAGCGTTGTTGTACGTAATAGATGTTAAGACAACATACAATGTACTACTGGGAAGGCCCTGGATTCatgaaaatggagttgtaccgtCAACCCTTCATCAATGTTTCAAGTACTGTCAAAATGGGGTGGCAAGAAGTGTGAAAGCCGATGATAATCCTTTCACTGAGGCGCAAGCATATATCGCTGAtgccaaattttacatcaaaaggCACAATACGAAAGATAAGTCTGAGCAACCTCTATCTGTGGATAAAATCCAAAACCCCAAATCTCCGAGTGCAAAAGGGGAGAAAGCgataaattcaaaatcaaaagaggaagttcatgaagaaactgatgtttCATTTCCAAATAATGAATCAGTTGTTTTTCGCTACCCTCCCAAGTCAAGAATGGAACAGGGACAGTCACCTGTAATTCAGCATGAACCTCTAAAAGGTTTGACTCTTCCGGTAGTTCATCTTGATACAAAAAAGGCATCATTTCCTCCGCTTAAAAGGTCTAACCTTTTAACCAAAGAATCTGAAGTCGAACAAGACACCATACCAAAGTTAAGAACCAAAGAAGATTTTGATCCCATTGCATATAAGCTTCTCGCTAAGGCTGGATATGATCTCAAAGAATTTGCTGTGTTAAATGTTCCATCCTGTCAATCTACTAGTGACATGATCCATGGGTTGAATCCTACCCAAAAGATGTTGAAGGAAAAAGGATATGCCGttgaaaatctcaaatttgGTCTTGGCTACTCTTCCCCTACACCAATCCGCATTAAGATCAATAGATTTAGTAGTCAATATATTACTGTGGAGGATGAGTCTTCTCAAATAGCTGGTagatttcaaacttttcacGGAAAGGAGAATAAAGCTCCACGGGTATCTGTTTTTCAGAAGTTAGGACC CATCATTCCTTCGAGAATGAGAAGATGCACAGACCTTGTAATAAAGTGTGGGATTGAATTGAGGGTCAGGGAGCATACCGTAGTGTACACAAGACCAAAAGAGTATGATGAAGAGagtgttgtttcatgcaatCATATAACCATAATTGACGGTGACTCTcctaaagaagaagaagatgttgAAGACGCTCCACCTGAATTGGAGGAAGGAGTTAAGGCCACTGTGGATGATCTAAAGGAAATCAATCTTGGTACTTCAGAGGACCCGCGTCCAATATACGTAAGTGTTTTATTGAGCCCCGACGAAGAGAAGGCATATATTGAACTTTTGCGGGAGTATCAAGATGTTTTTGCATGGACTTATAAAGAAATGCCGGGTTTAAGCCCAAAAGTGGCCGTCTACCATTTGACTGTTAAAAAGGGAGTTCGACCTGTGAAGCAAGCACAATGGAGGTTTAGACCCGATTTGATTCCATTAATCAAAATTGAAGTCAATAAGCTTATTGAAGCCGAGTTTATTCGTGAAGTTAAATATCCCACATGGATTTCGAGTATCGTGCCTGTGCGAAAGAAAAATGGACAAATCCGCATCTGCGTTGATTTCAGAGATCTTAATAATACTTGTCCCAAAGATGACTTTCCTTTACCGATCACTGAGCTCATGATTGATGCAACTACTGAGCATGAAGTTCTGTCATTTATGGATGGCTCTTCTGGATATAATCAAATTCGATTGGCACCATAG
- the LOC113739181 gene encoding uncharacterized protein: protein MPFGLKNAGTTYQRVMQSIFDDMLHKNIKCYVDDLVVKSKKMSNYLEDLRQAKINAILRMPEPHDIHELKSLQGRLAYLLRFISNLAGMCQPFSRLMKKDVPFQWDETCSNAFNSIKSYLMKAPVLATPIHGKPLLLYIAAQERSVGALLAQENNEGKEVALYYLSRMMTPNELNYSPIEKLCLALIFAIQKLKHYFQAHSLQQFEIIYVPQKAVKGQVLADFLADHPIPVEWELSDDLPDEDVLLIEIRPPWKMYFDGAAHRHGAGAGIVFMTLDGGILLYFFTLNQHCSNNVTEYQALILGLEIAVDMEPLELQIYGGSQLVVNQFLGSYKVKKSELISYHKYAMRLVKRLGGASIRHVPRRKNEQVDALVVLASSLAMPDHEIQVRVCQKWVIPSLIDDEDIEGGDAHVASTYEIDKEDWRQPLVDYLKYQKLPEEQRRRTDIRRRASRLSCTRTRCTEDHLKVYCCAV from the exons ATGCCCTTTGGTCTCAAGAATGCTGGAACCACATATCAAAGAGTAATGCAAAGCATCTTTGATGACATGCTTCATAAAAATATCAAATGTTATGTGGATGATTTAGTtgttaaatcaaagaaaatgagtAACTACTTGGAGGACTTGAGACAA GCCAAAATTAATGCTATATTGAGGATGCCTGAGCCTCATGACATTCATGAATTGAAAAGTCTTCAAGGGCGATTAGCTTATCTGCTGAGATTTATCTCAAATTTAGCAGGAATGTGTCAACCATTTAGTCGCTTGATGAAGAAAGATGTGCCATTTCAATGGGATGAGACTTGTAGTAATGCGTTCAATAGCATTAAGTCTTATCTTATGAAAGCACCTGTTTTGGCTACACCTATTCATGGAAAGCCATTACTTCTTTATATTGCTGCTCAGGAACGCTCAGTGGGGGCATTGCTTGcacaagaaaataatgaaggaaaaGAAGTTGCCCTTTATTATTTAAGCAGAATGATGACCCCTAACGAACTAAACTACTCGCCAATTGAAAAGTTGTGTTTAGCTCTTATTTTTGCAATACAGAAGTTAAAACACTACTTTCAAGCACATAGT CTGCAACAGTTTGAGATTATTTATGTGCCTCAAAAAGCGGTGAAAGGACAAGTTCTGGCGGATTTTCTTGCTGATCACCCGATACCTGTTGAATGGGAGTTAAGTGATGACCTACCAGATGAGGATGTACTCCTTATTGAGATCCGCCCACCATGGAAAATGTATTTTGATGGTGCTGCTCATCGTCATGGGGCTGGAGCAGGGATTGTATTCATGACTCTTGATGGAGGGATATTATTATACTTTTTTACCCTAAATCAACATTGTTCAAATAATGTTACTGAGTACCAAGCTCTCATACTCGGACTTGAAATAGCTGTTGACATGGAGCCGTTGGAACTTCAAATCTATGGTGGCTCTCAATTGGTGGTTAACCAATTCTTGGGAAGTTATAAAGTCAAAAAGTCCGAATTAATTTCGTATCACAAATATGCAATGCGACTTGTGAAGCGGCTTGGAGGTGCAAGTATTAGGCATGTTCCTAGAaggaaaaatgagcaagttgaTGCATTAGTTGTGCTAGCCTCTTCACTTGCCATGCCGGATCATGAGATACAAGTTCGTGTATGTCAAAAGTGGGTAATTCCATCActaattgatgatgaagatatTGAAGGAGGCGACGCTCATGTGGCCTCAACCTATGAAATTGATAAAGAAGATTGGAGACAACCCCTCGTTGATTATCTTAAGTATCAAAAATTACCTGAGGAGCAACGTAGGAGAACTGACATCCGTCGTCGTGCCTCTCGTTTATCCTGTACAAGGACACGCTGTACCGAAGATCATTTGAAGGTGTACTGTTGCGCTGTCTGA